The Salvia splendens isolate huo1 unplaced genomic scaffold, SspV2 ctg109, whole genome shotgun sequence genome contains the following window.
GTTGATGTTGCAGATGTACTTGGTGTTCCCGAGCACGCTGTAGCGAAACGACCATGCGAAAGACTCGCCAAACCCGAGCTTCTTGAATCCCAGATCGTCGTCGCCAGAGTAGCAGTGGACCGTGATAGGGTTTCCCGTAGCCTGATTCACTATTCCCACCACCGTCTTTTTGTACACAGCATCGCACGAGGCGATCAACACCAAGACGACTGCCACAGAGAGGAGTAGAGCCTTTGCTTCAAACGACTTCATCATCATATTCTACTTTTAACTTAATTGCGTGTATGGATGCCTCATGCATGGAGATATTTATATGTgtgatttattttgatttaaatgcgtgatttattttgatttaattgcgtgatttattttgatttaaggAATAATTAGTGCAAAAATTCCTGTAACTCCTCCCTAATATACGCACGATCGAGTcctatttcttttgtttatgGCACTCTTTTAGTTTTATTGCTGGTTTAATGTGGGAAGTAATacacattaattataaaaaaaaaagtttttttcCGTTGGAATTGAGGTTATTATAATTGAGAATAATGACAATTTTtgtgaataaaaaataattacttttataaataaagttattgttgtaataaataatGCGAATAAAAATTGTGAATGAAAATTAAGTTTGTTGCGAATGAGAATTATTGctttaataaattaaagttaTTGTTATTATAAAAACAATTGATATGAATAAAATCTTACTAATACTCATTCGGTCTTCATTTTTTGtccacttttatcattttcgtccatatccatttattgTCCACTTTCATATAAATGGTAACTATGTATCATATTCCAATAACTCATTAccctaactttttcaactcatctTTTTTTAAAGTTGTGTCCAATATAAATGGATTAAAAAtaagagggagtatttttttatgtataaaaaATTTGTTTAATACATATAAAAGTCAATGATTTTCAAATGGTGGAGAGTTGAggaaaatttgttttttttaataatttgtaattgaaataaaaaaattactcccgTTCCAAGTTAATAAATGCACTTTTTCGGTAAGAGATTTTGAAAAACAGTGTTTAATAAGTTAATTGGAGAAACTGATGTAAGAACTGAAGAGAGATCAAAGTAGACAATTGACGACACGctcaaattaaaatatgagagaaaatgaagtaagaagaataaaaaatgGTTGATTTTTCCGCCTGATGAAAAATTTAACATAATACATTCCAAAAAAAGAATACGATTCAATTAACTTAGGATGAATAGAGTATAATTGCATTAAACTGAAAGCATCCATGATGGATTGGATCACCCTTGCACTTGCACCACCAAAAGAAAGAGTGTTATTCGTCATCCAGTGCTGCAATCTCTTACCGGACTTCTTCCAAGTAAACGGTTATAGAAATGACCGCGTCTTGCATGCCTTTAACAGCTTCCTTGAGGGCATTATCGTATTCAGAATCGGGCTCAGCCTCCTTGGTTCCAGATTCCTCAGTTATTTGCTGGATGTGCATGCATTTGTGCCCCGTATATCTGCAGTTTTCATGGCTTACCTAGCGTTCTGAGGGCCGTCTGGCCTTCTTCAGCACTTGAATTGTAGCCGTCTGGGAGAAAAAGGAGCACATGATATTCAATGAAACAGAGCATGTATCAGAAATGGTCTACACAAAAAACCATCAATGGATACTCGAACACAATAGACCTTTGAGCAAGGAAATATGCAAGTATGACCGAACTACATAAACATGGACCAAGGAaacaaaaaccatataaaaaacTCTTAGGACCCGTTAGGTTCCGACTATTGTTCATGCTACTCTTAGGACCCTTTTGGTTCCCACAATTACCGAACTTCCAAGTTACTTCTTACCAGAGACAATGGCATGCTACTCAGTCCCTTCACTGCTCCGAATATTCACCTTATTTAGATGTAGAATATTCACTAATGCACACAATACTTGCATATGTTCATCATCAGAGTGTCACAAAACACAAATATGCAACAACAAAAAAGATGAAATAGTTTGTGTGTAGATTATGGTTTCTATGTTTGAGTTTAAATGCCACAGGAAATGTAGATATGAGCGCATGGATACAACAGAATGGAGTAGTCTCATTTTCGATATCAGTAAGCTTGATAAAGCTAAACTATAAATAATGGTAAATCAGAAATATTCCAAGAAAACCATAGAAGCTAACCGAAAAGAGGATGACATACTAAATTcaatttctcttttttcttgtaCTTGAACTGATCTCAGCCAGCTAGCCAGATCCTCTCTGCAATAAGCCAGGCTTGCAAATACTGATTCCATTTCAAGCACCATCATCACAAATGCATTCCACATAAGCAAAAGCAGCAGGCCATTCAATAAACCGAGATAACAAATGCACCCAAAACACCTACTTAATGCACCACGGTCACGAACTAGTTAAAATTTGTTCAGCGGCATCATATTGTCTTCCACACTCTCGAAATTATTATTCCCAGGTATTAACTTAAGAAACATGATCCCTTTCAACAGTGCCATGATTCAGTGAGACCGACCTTCTTTGAACAATCATTGAACTCGAGAGTAAACACTCCTAATCTAGCTAATACACTATGGTCATAAACTAGCTAAAATTTGTTCAGCAACATCAAAGCTTGTCTTCCACACTTAGTTGACATTATCACTCCCATGTACTAACATAAGAATCACGATCACTTTCGATAGTGCCATGATTCAGTGAGACCGACCTGCTTCGAACAATCATTAAACTCGAGAAGAAACACTCCTAATCCAGCTAATACACCATGGTCATTCATGAACTTGTAAAATTTGTTCAGCAACATCAAAATTGTTTTCCACACTTGAAATTATTTCCTAGGTAAGAACATAAGAAACATGATCACTTTCAATAGTGCCATGATTCAGTGAGACTGACCTGCTTCGATCAATCATTGAACTCGAGAGTGATCTCTCTGCAAAGCTGCTGGTAAGCCAATTCACCTCCCGAAACTCTATAATCTTCAAAATTCCTGCGTGCAAAAGAAAGGAATTGAGGCGAAATCGAAATGTATTCACTTCTTATCCACATAGGAAAAAATTCTGTACTCTATCACAATCCAGGAATCAGAAATTGGAAACAATACGAGCTCAGTTTgaggtggagagagaaagaatacCGTTTGAGTCGGATAAGCGAAGGCGCGGAGCCTGCTAAACAGCGAGGAATCTACGGAGCAAACCTCGAATTGTTTGAGTCCTTTTATAGTTTCTCTTCAGCTTGAATCTCCATATTTTCTGGTTCAGCGATGGCCACTGGTTCTGATATGGATACCTTCTTCTCAAAATCCTCCATTCCCTCGATCAATTTTCGCAAATTTCTGCTCCTTCAGCTATGGCCTGTGATCAAGTGTTGAATGTAGAAGTGAAAGAGAGAGACAAATAGAAGGGTGAAATCAGAAATAAGAAAAAGTTGAGGGGTCAGAAAACGAATTTCGGAAACATAAAACTCCCAAAATCAGAAAAACCCCTAAAACCCTAATGTTCAATCAACTCGACAGAAGCAAACGGACATGAATCCCCAGTTCAATCCTCACCTCCACAACCCAAACAATCAAATTCAGCTCAATGGAGCTAATGCTCCAGCTCAACATCAggtatctctctctcttggtTTATGTTTGTGCAAATTCAGGGCAAATTTTCATGATTTCTGGTAATATTCGATCAGGTTATGATGAACCAAGGTAATTTAGGGCAAATTAACCCTCAATTTCGGCCGGGAATGCTCAATAACGCTCAGCCGCCAATGCCGCCGTTTAATAACCCAAATCCCTTTTTCGGTCAAAACCAATTTATCCCCTTCCCACAGGGCGCTTTCCACAACCTAAATGCGAACAATTTGCCTCAGCCGTTCGCTCAGAATGCCGTCAACCCTGCTCAGTTCATGCCCAATTGGCCAATGAATGTGCCGAATTTAGTGCAGAATGTCACGCAGCTTTTGCAAATGCAAATGATGAATGGTGCCCCTCAAAATTTGGGTCTTTTCATGAACGCTCAAGCGGCAGCAGGAAGTAACAATGTGGCCTTGTCGCAGCCCGTTGGTGGGAATAGTTTACCCAGTATGAACCATAATAATGCCCCAACCAAAGGTATCGGTGCTCATCACGCACAACGAAATTGGGATGTCTTTGCTCCTGGTGCTGCAAATCCGCAGGTTGCTTATGctgtttcctttttttctttaatgGAGTATTGTTATGATGCTGCTTGTGGCCATACCATAGAAAGACTGTTGTTTTCTTTCTTGGTGATATGTAAACCATTCTCcgtattgtttttttttggtcTATTTCTTTCCCAGTGAAAATTATAAAACAAAGGATTTGCATGATTTCGTAATCATACATGTATAGTAGATGTCTTGGTTAATACTGAAAGGGAAGGGAACATGGACAGATACAGAGAGGCTAGAGTAATATGATGTTTGGGGGGGGGGTTGTCTATTACATTGATGGTTATATTGGAATAGTAtagaatttttgaaaagtttcaTCACTGAAAATGCAAAAATACAATGAAACGATGGTTGCAAAACAAATGTAGAGCCTGTTCTCTTGACTGTCTTATAATTTCCGTATAGCAATATTTTCAGGCTCTGTTCTGCTCTTGTGGTATAAAG
Protein-coding sequences here:
- the LOC121788591 gene encoding S-protein homolog 5-like yields the protein MMMKSFEAKALLLSVAVVLVLIASCDAVYKKTVVGIVNQATGNPITVHCYSGDDDLGFKKLGFGESFAWSFRYSVLGNTKYICNINTDFGSGSYVAYTEGFIVDKCGLNCVWIVKPDGPCLQQTQGPLLCQKWQR